The Candidatus Poribacteria bacterium DNA window TTGGCGATTCTTAACTTGATGCGAATGGGGCACGAAACCTTGTGCCCCTACGCGATTTTCCCTCAAGCGTTTTCCTGAACTCCTCGTATATCTCGTCCGATATGTCCCCGGAGCTTTTCAACTCGTCTAGCTTGGAGATCAGAACTGATAAAACCCTTTCACGCTGAGCTGATCGGATCGCTCTTGATTCCTCTGAGATACGGTATCTCCTTCTTAGAATCGAGGCGAAGAAAGCTCCGAAGCCGAGGAGAAAGGCGATCGAGGCGATGATCCAGGGAAGATCGCTTCGAGGTTTAACCCCCGTCCTGAGCACGATCTCCACCTTCTTACCGCCTTTCACATTCTCCATCGGGAACGTGTAAAAGCTCTTGTCCTCAACGGTCTCCACCCTCTTCGGCTGAAATCCCGGGGAGGAGACATCGATGGTATCGAGCCGCGTGATGATGGAGAGATGTTTCACGTCGAAGGGGAAGGTTCTGGATAGATCCAGCCTCTCCGATCTTTTCATGCTATATCTCAGGCTGAAGACATAGCCTCCGGGCTTTAAGGCCATAGAGTGAATTACTTTGTTGCCCGTAATCTGCGTGCAGCACTCCATGAATCCCTGAATGAGCTTCAGGTTTTCGATACCTTTGGGAAGTTCCAGCGTGAGGTTAGGGAAAGCGGTTTTACCGGTGTTCATGAGTGAAAATGTCTCCAGCACCTCAAAACCTCCTTCCCCCTCGCTCAAGACGATATGACAAAACGGGATGGATATCTTTGACTTATCTTCCGAGAGGTCATAGACTTCAAGGGTGATCTCTGCTTCCTTTTTGTCCTTCGTGAGGGCGAAAGCATCGGAGGAATACTCCACGCCCTGATGCTGGGTTGAGACCTCGTATGATAATCCTTCGTCTATTTTAAGTCCTGAAAACTCGAAACGCCCTTCTCCATCCGTCTTCGCTTTTTTCTCCAGGGCGATCGAATTCCCCCTCCATCCCTTCAGGACAACCTCCTGAGAGGGGAGCGGCTTTTTAATCGTGAGGTTTACGACCTTTCCGGTTATCCTTCCCTCATCTGCGGCGCGGAGGACAAAAGGCTGTAAGGTGAGGAAGATGGCGAGCACGAAAAGGCTTAACCTTCTCATTCATTTTCCCCCTTGATCTATCTGTTTCGCTCTTATTTCCCTTGAGTGTAGGTAGGGGCGAAAGATTTTTCGCCCGTACGGTGTCCTTAAAAGGTCGAGAGACAAGAGTCTAGAGTCCAGAGTCTTTTTTTGTCTCTCGTCTCTTGACTCTCGACTCTAGACCATCTTAACCTCAACCTAAACCTTAACCTGTTTTTGCATCCCACTACACTCAGCGATAATATGAGCGTCCAGATTTGAAGGCCGGATCGAACAGGGGGAAAAGC harbors:
- a CDS encoding carboxypeptidase regulatory-like domain-containing protein — translated: MRRLSLFVLAIFLTLQPFVLRAADEGRITGKVVNLTIKKPLPSQEVVLKGWRGNSIALEKKAKTDGEGRFEFSGLKIDEGLSYEVSTQHQGVEYSSDAFALTKDKKEAEITLEVYDLSEDKSKISIPFCHIVLSEGEGGFEVLETFSLMNTGKTAFPNLTLELPKGIENLKLIQGFMECCTQITGNKVIHSMALKPGGYVFSLRYSMKRSERLDLSRTFPFDVKHLSIITRLDTIDVSSPGFQPKRVETVEDKSFYTFPMENVKGGKKVEIVLRTGVKPRSDLPWIIASIAFLLGFGAFFASILRRRYRISEESRAIRSAQRERVLSVLISKLDELKSSGDISDEIYEEFRKTLEGKSRRGTRFRAPFASS